The genomic DNA aataggaggataaatgCGTTTTGACATACTTAAACTCCCGTTCTTctacattgacaataataataatatcaattaaattaagaCTCAATTGATACTTAATAATACCCAGCAGTTGGCTAAAATCCCCCATTGAACTCCATAATGTTGCTTTTCAGTTAATGAATGGGACACACTTATGGCCGAAACATTAAGGAAAAAGAAAAGTGTCttgtttattaaaaaaaaaaaaaaaagctgttTTTGTAACTCTAAAAAGAGGAAGTGTTTTGATTTGTACGAAAAGTCAACGACATCTCGTTTAACTTTAGGCGAAAAAATGATCAGAAACACTTCCAGAATTTATGTTCTTTTGTCAATTACTACCACATTTGGATTCTCATGCATATAATTTACCTAATCCaatcttgtaattttttttttcttctaaggATTtccttttactaattaatttatttttaactttaaattatgtttttttctcattttaatacttgattttttaaatttagtaTTTTCATTAGTCAAaacattgaatttatttttaaaaattaatccaCAAATTAGTACTTGAACAATATTCTTTTTTCAAATTGGTActtacacttttttttttgtccaagtgATTATAGAAcgagagaaataaaaataatttagagaAGAAGGTTTTATTCATATCCTCTTGTCAAACAATACCAACCTATATATACATAGAGGAATAACAAACTATATTTGAACTTAAAATGATGGATAATAAAGCTGATAATATTACTAAAGAAAAGGAAGAATCTCAACAAAAAAATCAAGCCGATTGAAGAATCTTACCAGTGATATCCAAAATTTTCTTTCGTTACCCATTTTACATCAAAATGTTATATCTATTAAACAAATTCCAACCAATAATAAATTGTCATGTCATATAAACTCTAAAAactaattttaattcttttattttttacattatttctttttctatttttctttcttattccTTTATAATGTTTGACAATACAAGTAATGTTCTAAATTGGCTCACCTAAGTCGAAATGCTAGCgattaattttgtttttgaacTTCACCATCTACTTACTCGACCTGACAAGATCGAAAATGTTCTTTCATTGatcaaaatcaatttttttcAGAATTAGATTAGAGTACTTAATTGGATTAAGAATCAGTTCATTGACTAGTAAACCAATACAAATCAATTAAACCGAGCAAAAAATTGTTGAACCAATTgaattaatttcatttattttaaatattttataaattttaatatttttaaatatataaagaatAATTTCTTTTTTGCTACATGATtgctttatattataaaataatgtaGAGTTAGGTGGATGTCACTAACTCTTTGACTTGGACCAAATCTCTCTCACTCATGATATTAAATGTGTAAATAGAATTTGAAGGAACTGCAAAAAAGAGTCCACCCCATCAATTATTCTTCATTTATCTTGAATTGAATGAATCAATATACTAAGAGACAAAGGATTGGTCTCTGTATATTGCTTGTCAAACCAATTGTTTGAATTGTGTTTCCATAGGATTCTTACAAgaatatatatttcttatatcTATAATAATATTCTTTTAtaggttttaatattttttttacgtCTAGAATTACTTATAGCCATTCCTCAACCGataaataggaaaataatatattttagcgCACCCGTACTTACGTCCTCCTGCATTGGCAACAATACCCTTACTAATCGAGttaaaatttaatcaatttttctttattttttaaataaatataaacaggagtttataattattatatatataatgttattgaattaaaccttattaaatgttaaaaaagCGAATTTACTTTTTATTGATATCATTCGATAATATTAAATGGGTAAACTATATCAAGTCACcgaattttagtaaattttattcaaattattgacaataaaaaattaaatatggcACTTTCGTTTGTAAATTAATCCTTATTAAACGTTTTTTGTTAAAACtaattataagaaaaagaaaatgaatgaTTAAGATACAAATTTACTAAAATTGAGTGATCAAAATGAATGTACGAAACATTGTTGTTAGCTAAATTaatgaacaaaatgaaaaaactgctatatttgatatttcttttttttaatgatcaaaataaaaattaaaaaatttgataattaattaatgtAGTTtaccatatataaataaattactaTTGATTTTTtgcatggaaaataaaatatctAACCAATGAGTTGGAAAATTAGTCTTTACCTATAGAATTCACTCGAGTTTGAGTTTTCAATGAATAAGTGAGATATACTTTTATTCAGTGACGAAATTTCATGTGTATAGATCCATTTTTCTTGTCAGGGACGAAGGATAAGTGGACTTTACTcccaaaaatggtaaatttgtcaTTTAGCCTCTTAAATCTTTATGAAATTACATGttagtataatgataaaattatattttgatcacTCAATCATTTAAAATTCAACTTTGATCTCTCCTAAAATAATGTTTTAGCTCGGTTTTCGTAGGAGAACTCAATTATTGTCAGTTTGAATAGAAAGATTAACGATTTTgacatgttatatatatatattcagtccTAAGCTAACatttaataaaggtaaaattttcttttgaccccttaaaaatgataaaagtttgatttaattttttaaaatataaagatatagattattaaaatgatgaaattacattttattattgtaaaattacaatttaatttcaatcCTCTTTAAAAAATTTTCTGATTTTGCCACCAaagttataatatatatatatatatatatatatatataaatactgcACTAAGTGAGTGAGTCTCAtactttcaattttttcattCATAGTGATAGTTCACTACAGATTTTCATGGAGCCTGCTTgcgggtggaggaggatactaaATTATGTAACAAACCATAGTCGGAAACTTGAAGCTGCTGTTGCTGCTGATGTTGATGAAGGGCGACGCTTTGATGTTGCATAGAGTTCTGGTCTTCTTGATGATTGCTTGTTGATGGAAAGAAATAATGAGCGAGGAATTCATGAGGGAAAGCGGCCGATGATGTGATGTTATTGCCTCGAAGAGTGGTCGGAATGTGATGGTTATGACTGCCTTCGTACGTAGTGATCACAACCGATGGATCTTGAAATGATCTCTCCACACGCTTCTTCACACCACATTTTTGGGTGGTGCATCTGTAATAGCTTCTGCATCTCATACAATAATTCAACATTAGCCAACTGTCTCCCAATGTGATGGATTTTTAACTGTAAAAAATACTATGAAGGTTTTTGTACTAAGAGCTCTTTCTACAAATAAATTAGTTTCTATATATTAAACTAAAAAGTATATtggtttttttgttaaaattctatctatttatactattaaaaattagTACGATTTATGTAATAACGAGATAGTAACAAACATGTGATGTCTCACATATACCTCGTAGAGTGACCAATTTTAAACAGGAGAAATagataaattttttaacaaaatgacTAGTTTGCTTTTTAATCTAATGTGAATAgactaatttgcctattttttacataaaaattaGAATGCAATCTAACTTCTAAttcttatataaatatataatattttaaataggaTTAAATCACCATTTGGGGATTAAACTTGGTAAAAATTCTCATATTAAGGTCTAAATTTTTTTTACCCAAGTTAATCTCTaaacttaataattatttttgtataaggGCTTAAACTTTTATTTATCCAAGTTAATCCCTAAACTTGATAATTGTTCTCACATTGGGGCTTAAGCTTAATAATTGTTTCCACATTGGTGCCTAAACTTTAAAACTTTCAAGGAATATATCAAAGACtaacttgaataaaaaaaaaaatcaaatcccaATGTGAAAATAATTACCAAATTCAGAGCTTAACttagataaaaaaaatttcaaacctCAGAACAATTGCCAAATTTAAACTAAAAATGATTTGCCTTTCTAAATACAATTAAGATATTAAAAATCTAAGATAAGTTCACAAATGATTAGATCTATGAAATGGGTTTCTAGCTAGTACTTGGAAGATGCAGCTAGGGAAACTATTTAAGAAATTAATCAAAGAAATAAATGATTTGGACTAAACTATAAACTGCATAAATTTGAAGAAAACAATTAAGAGGACCACCTTGGATAAGGGCTATTCTTGACTGCCTTTTGTCCATATTTCCTCCATCTATATCCATCTTCAAGAACATCAATCTCAGTCTTGGTGAGGAAGGCAAACCTCGGCTCTCTTTGTTGCCTCTCCTTTTTTGGTTTGTtcctaaatattttatatatgtataaaaaaaaACCTTGCTATAATTTCAACATCAAAATTGCATACAATAATTAATTACTACTAACTTAATTTCTCTGTAAAATATATGTTTTTGAGGTAGTGTTTCACTCCTTGATGTCTATACTCGATTTTAGTTTTGGGTTTTTGTTTCTCTACTTCAAAAAATGTCCAAAGAAGTTTATGGAGTTTCAACAAAAACACTTAGGTCcattaagaaaatattttatcatCTCCATGAATCCTTAAACTTTCTTCACAATAGAAAGACAAAAACCAAAGCTAAAATCAAACATAAACACCCAAGAACGATAACTCATTCTAGAAAAAATACTCACTATTACATATGGATATCAAGTATTAGGGTTTCTTTAGCCttctcactttttttttttgggttttttattgtataatatatataaataacatttaaaaactaaGAACATAGAAGTGAAATTTGACTTAAAGTTCCTTCCATAGAAAGGCAGAAAATTTTATATTAGGAATAGTCTAATAATATGGAATTAACGCAAACCATGTGATAGTCAGAGAAAAAATAAACCAGACAGTAGCTAGCTAGCatatgaaaaaacaaaaaaaaatcaaaacctaCACTTTCTTTGATTTTTCATGTTCGGACCCTTTGTTGGTCTTGCTTGAATCTTCAACAGCTGTTCCGCCATTAGAGGGAGATGACACTGAGGAATTTGGTGTAGATGGGTTTTCAGTATTATCAATTTTAATCCTTACTGAATCGTCTACAGTTTGTTTGGAGTTACTAATGTTGTCGTGGACCGGAGCAACAACATCAGATGAAGAACCAGACATGTCGAAGAAGGGTCTTGAAAAGGAGTTTTGGTCGTGTAAACAGTCGGTGAAGTTCATGTAAGAAGAATCCAAACCCTGAAATGGTGGTGTTGGAGCAGCTTGGCTGTAAACAAGAAGATTATTGTAGTCAAAGAATGGGAAGGTTGATGAGTTGAATCCTTGGAAAGGATCATAATTATACAGTGGATCATTCTTTTCATTTGAAGACGACATATAAACAAGAATGAAGAAATTAgggaagaagaagatgaaaatgAAGAAGAGACGGAGTTTGATtaagaaacttttttttttttttataagaaaataagtGTTTTTCGTTGGTAAAATATCACGAGGCCCTTGTATTAAGAGTTGGattgtaatttattttttatatttaaaaaatagataaattagtccTTATATATTAGAACAAAGAGTAAATTGgtccttttgttaaaaattttatccaattctactattaaaaacttATCCATGTACCTGTACGTTAGCATAAGATGCATGCGGCATGCCACATGtccttatttgtttattatgtcAATCATATGCCAGTTTTTTACCATAcaaatggatgaaaattttaatagaaatgactaattgctctttgatctaatttATAGGGGCTAGTTTGGCCATTTTTGAGTAGAAGAGATAAAATATAATCTGACTTCTAGTATAAGGGTTCCATGATACTTTCACCGGATtatttatttggttaaattatgctCTAATCCTTGTACTTTTAGAATTGTTGAAATTTAGCTCTCTTACTTTTATTTCTATGAATATTGTCTCTCTATTTTTCTTATTTGAAAATTGAAGTCCGATCAATGATTGTGGCAATGAATTTTCTTTATGACATTTTAGTATTCAAAAGTCTAATTTTAAAACTAAACTCCAATTGATAATACATATTTAGATTTAATAGAAGTGTattattaattagattttaattttaaattaaataaacagTGAAACTAATTCTtggaattaaaagaaaatgactagATTTCAAAAGTCTAAAGAGTATAGGGCTAGAGTAGAATTAAACCTATTTAATTTACTTTGCTTTTTTCCTGGAGAATAGGTTAGGTTTGGCTATTCTCCACTCTTATTTAAGTCTTCTATCCATCTTTTCATGGATGATTATAGTAAGAGAGGATGTAATTGAATCATTTTACTTTTGTCAAATCTATCAAATAAATAAACTTTATTAAGCATATATcttcttaatattaattatatattgaaatttttgtttgatgcataaattattatatattttaaaataattttattgtaattaaaataattttaatttttctttgatGCATAATTTTATTGTAATTATATATTAGGTATTATCTTTATAcactaaaataatatatatatatatatcaaaatagaAATTATACC from Gossypium arboreum isolate Shixiya-1 chromosome 9, ASM2569848v2, whole genome shotgun sequence includes the following:
- the LOC108456423 gene encoding WRKY transcription factor 28-like, with the protein product MSSSNEKNDPLYNYDPFQGFNSSTFPFFDYNNLLVYSQAAPTPPFQGLDSSYMNFTDCLHDQNSFSRPFFDMSGSSSDVVAPVHDNISNSKQTVDDSVRIKIDNTENPSTPNSSVSSPSNGGTAVEDSSKTNKGSEHEKSKKVNKPKKERQQREPRFAFLTKTEIDVLEDGYRWRKYGQKAVKNSPYPRSYYRCTTQKCGVKKRVERSFQDPSVVITTYEGSHNHHIPTTLRGNNITSSAAFPHEFLAHYFFPSTSNHQEDQNSMQHQSVALHQHQQQQQLQVSDYGLLHNLVSSSTRKQAP